A single window of Scyliorhinus torazame isolate Kashiwa2021f chromosome 29, sScyTor2.1, whole genome shotgun sequence DNA harbors:
- the LOC140404146 gene encoding ferritin heavy chain A-like codes for MASQVRQNYHKDCEDAVNKQINLELYSSYVYLSMSSYFDRDDVALRHFAEFFKEQSHEEREHAEKLMEFQNKRGGRIILEDVKLCDFLETHYLDEQVKMIKKLGDHITNLKRLGAPENGTGEYLFDKLTLD; via the exons ATGGCTTCCCAAGTGCGTCAGAACTACCACAAGGACTGTGAGGATGCTGTTAACAAGCAGATCAACCTGGAGCTCTATTCCTCCTATGTTTACCTCTCCATG TCCTCTTACTTTGACCGGGATGACGTTGCCCTGCGTCACTTTGCTGAGTTCTTCAAGGAGcagtcacatgaggaacgggaacACGCTGAGAAACTGATGGAATTCCAGAATAAACGTGGAGGCCGCATCATCCTGGAGGATGTCAAG CTTTGTGACTTCCTGGAGACTCACTACTTGGATGAACAAGTGAAGATGATCAAGAAGCTCGGAGATCACATCACCAACCTGAAGAGACTGGGAGCCCCTGAGAATGGCACGGGAGAGTACCTGTTTGACAAGCTCACCTTGGATTGA
- the LOC140403785 gene encoding ferritin heavy chain, oocyte isoform-like, translating into MASQVRQNYHKDCEDAVNKQINLELYSSYVFLSMSSYFDRDDVALRHFAEFFKEQSHEEREHAEKLMEFQNKRGGRIILEDVKKPEQDEWSNGLEAMQRALQMEKNVNQSLLDLHKLSSGNTDPHLCDFLETHYLDEQVKMIKKLGDHITNLKRLGAPENGTGEYLFDKLTLD; encoded by the exons ATGGCTTCCCAAGTGCGTCAGAACTACCACAAGGACTGTGAGGATGCTGTTAACAAGCAGATCAACCTGGAGCTCTATTCCTCCTATGTTTTCCTCTCTATG TCCTCTTACTTTGACCGGGATGACGTTGCCCTGCGTCACTTTGCTGAGTTCTTCAAGGAGcagtcacatgaggaacgggaacACGCTGAGAAACTGATGGAATTCCAGAATAAACGTGGAGGTCGCATCATCCTGGAGGATGTCAAG aaaccagagcaggatgagtggagcaatggtctggaggcaatgcagagagctctgcagatggagaagaatgtgaaccagagtctgctggatctgcacaaactctcctctgggAACACTGACCCTCAT CTTTGTGACTTCCTGGAGACTCACTACTTGGATGAGCAAGTGAAGATGATCAAGAAGCTCGGAGATCACATCACCAACCTGAAGAGACTGGGAGCCCCTGAGAATGGCACGGGAGAGTACCTGTTTGACAAGCTCACCCTGGATTGA